A window from Vigna angularis cultivar LongXiaoDou No.4 chromosome 7, ASM1680809v1, whole genome shotgun sequence encodes these proteins:
- the LOC108336402 gene encoding protein SET DOMAIN GROUP 40 isoform X1 produces the protein MEQEQQNLESFLTWAAQLGISDSSAPTNQPQHSPSSCLGSSLCVAHFPHSGGRGLGAVRDLRRGEIVLRVPKSALMTRESVMEDEKLCFAVSRHSCLSSAQVLIVCLLYEMGKGKTSRWHPYLMHLPHTYDILAMFGEFEKRALQVDEAVWVTEKAILKAKSEWKEALALMEDLMFRPQFLTLKAWVWAAATISSRTLHIPWDEAGCLCPVGDLFNYDAPGEESSDIEGLEHLPSNSSIHDPNLLNGGNNIMVDAEQFDSHSQRLTDGGFEEDGNAYCFYARAHYKKGDQVLLCYGTYTNLELLEHYGFLLQENPNDKVFIPLEPAIYFSTSWPMESLYIHHNGKPSFALLAALRLWATPQSKRKSVGHLVYSGSQLSADNEIFITKWLSKICATVLKNLPTSIDEDTLLLNAMHSSQDLFTFMEITKPMSSRDEIYTFLDAHDMKDAHSFTGVILSRKARRSMDRWKLAVQWRLKYKKVLSDCISCCNEILDSFIK, from the exons ATGGAGCAGGAACAACAAAACCTTGAAAGCTTCTTAACATGGGCAGCACAACTTGGAATATCAGACTCATCAGCACCCACCAACCAACCTCAACACTCTCCTTCCTCATGTTTGGGTTCTTCTTTATGTGTCGCTCATTTTCCTCACTCTGGCGG GAGAGGTTTGGGTGCTGTGAGAGACCTTAGGAGAGGGGAAATCGTTCTCAGAGTTCCGAAATCTGCTTTAATGACAAGAGAGAGTGTTATGGAAGATGAAAAGCTCTGTTTTGCTGTCAGTAGACACTCTTGTCTCTCCTCAGCTCAG GTATTGATCGTTTGCTTGTTGTATGAAATGGGTAAAGGGAAGACTTCAAGATGGCATCCTTACCTCATGCATTTGCCACACACATATGACATACTAGCGATGTTTGGTGAATTTGAGAAACGTGCTCTCCAA GTGGATGAAGCTGTGTGGGTCACTGAAAAAGCTATACTAAAGGCCAAATCGGAGTGGAAAGAAGCTCTTGCTTTGATGGAAGATCTCATGTTTAGGCCCCAGTTTTTAACTTTAAAGGCTTGGGTTTGGGCTGCTGCAACG ATATCTTCTCGAACATTGCATATACCATGGGATGAAGCCGGATGTTTATGCCCTGTGGGTGACTTGTTTAATTATGATGCACCTGGAGAGGAGTCATCTGACATTGAGGGTTTAGAACATTTGCCATCAAACTCTTCCATTCACGATCCAAACTTATTAAATGGAGGCAACAATATAATGGTAGATGCAGAACAATTTGATTCTCATTCTCAAAGATTAACTGATGGTGGGTTTGAGGAAGATGGTAATGCATATTGCTTCTATGCTAGAGCACATTACAAGAAAGGCGATCAG GTTCTATTATGCTATGGAACTTACACAAATTTGGAGCTTCTTGAACACTACGGCTTTCTCCTGCAGGAAAATCCAAATGACAAGGTTTTTATCCCTTTGGAACCAGCTATATATTTTTCCACTTCATGGCCTATGGAATCACTCTATATCCATCATAATGGGAAGCCTTCGTTTGCACTACTTGCTGCATTGCGGTTGTGGGCAACCCCTCAAAGCAAAAGGAAGTCTGTCGGACATCTTGTGTATTCTGGTTCCCAGCTGTCAGCAGACAATGAAATTTTCATCACGAAATGGCTGTCCAAAATTTGTGCGACTGTGTTAAAAAATCTGCCGACATCTATTGATGAAGACACCTTGCTCTTGAATGCAATGCACAGTAGCCAAGATTTGTTCACTTTCATGGAGATCACAAAACCTATGTCTTCCAGGGATGAGATCTATACCTTCTTAGATGCACATGATATGAAAGATGCACATAGTTTCACTGGCGTAATATTATCTAGAAAAGCAAGAAGGTCCATGGATAGGTGGAAATTAGCCGTCCAATGGAGACTGAAGTATAAGAAAGTCCTTTCTGATTGTATCTCTTGTTGCAATGAAATACTAGATTCTTTCATAAAATAA
- the LOC108336402 gene encoding protein SET DOMAIN GROUP 40 isoform X2, translating into MEQEQQNLESFLTWAAQLGISDSSAPTNQPQHSPSSCLGSSLCVAHFPHSGGRGLGAVRDLRRGEIVLRVPKSALMTRESVMEDEKLCFAVLIVCLLYEMGKGKTSRWHPYLMHLPHTYDILAMFGEFEKRALQVDEAVWVTEKAILKAKSEWKEALALMEDLMFRPQFLTLKAWVWAAATISSRTLHIPWDEAGCLCPVGDLFNYDAPGEESSDIEGLEHLPSNSSIHDPNLLNGGNNIMVDAEQFDSHSQRLTDGGFEEDGNAYCFYARAHYKKGDQVLLCYGTYTNLELLEHYGFLLQENPNDKVFIPLEPAIYFSTSWPMESLYIHHNGKPSFALLAALRLWATPQSKRKSVGHLVYSGSQLSADNEIFITKWLSKICATVLKNLPTSIDEDTLLLNAMHSSQDLFTFMEITKPMSSRDEIYTFLDAHDMKDAHSFTGVILSRKARRSMDRWKLAVQWRLKYKKVLSDCISCCNEILDSFIK; encoded by the exons ATGGAGCAGGAACAACAAAACCTTGAAAGCTTCTTAACATGGGCAGCACAACTTGGAATATCAGACTCATCAGCACCCACCAACCAACCTCAACACTCTCCTTCCTCATGTTTGGGTTCTTCTTTATGTGTCGCTCATTTTCCTCACTCTGGCGG GAGAGGTTTGGGTGCTGTGAGAGACCTTAGGAGAGGGGAAATCGTTCTCAGAGTTCCGAAATCTGCTTTAATGACAAGAGAGAGTGTTATGGAAGATGAAAAGCTCTGTTTTGCT GTATTGATCGTTTGCTTGTTGTATGAAATGGGTAAAGGGAAGACTTCAAGATGGCATCCTTACCTCATGCATTTGCCACACACATATGACATACTAGCGATGTTTGGTGAATTTGAGAAACGTGCTCTCCAA GTGGATGAAGCTGTGTGGGTCACTGAAAAAGCTATACTAAAGGCCAAATCGGAGTGGAAAGAAGCTCTTGCTTTGATGGAAGATCTCATGTTTAGGCCCCAGTTTTTAACTTTAAAGGCTTGGGTTTGGGCTGCTGCAACG ATATCTTCTCGAACATTGCATATACCATGGGATGAAGCCGGATGTTTATGCCCTGTGGGTGACTTGTTTAATTATGATGCACCTGGAGAGGAGTCATCTGACATTGAGGGTTTAGAACATTTGCCATCAAACTCTTCCATTCACGATCCAAACTTATTAAATGGAGGCAACAATATAATGGTAGATGCAGAACAATTTGATTCTCATTCTCAAAGATTAACTGATGGTGGGTTTGAGGAAGATGGTAATGCATATTGCTTCTATGCTAGAGCACATTACAAGAAAGGCGATCAG GTTCTATTATGCTATGGAACTTACACAAATTTGGAGCTTCTTGAACACTACGGCTTTCTCCTGCAGGAAAATCCAAATGACAAGGTTTTTATCCCTTTGGAACCAGCTATATATTTTTCCACTTCATGGCCTATGGAATCACTCTATATCCATCATAATGGGAAGCCTTCGTTTGCACTACTTGCTGCATTGCGGTTGTGGGCAACCCCTCAAAGCAAAAGGAAGTCTGTCGGACATCTTGTGTATTCTGGTTCCCAGCTGTCAGCAGACAATGAAATTTTCATCACGAAATGGCTGTCCAAAATTTGTGCGACTGTGTTAAAAAATCTGCCGACATCTATTGATGAAGACACCTTGCTCTTGAATGCAATGCACAGTAGCCAAGATTTGTTCACTTTCATGGAGATCACAAAACCTATGTCTTCCAGGGATGAGATCTATACCTTCTTAGATGCACATGATATGAAAGATGCACATAGTTTCACTGGCGTAATATTATCTAGAAAAGCAAGAAGGTCCATGGATAGGTGGAAATTAGCCGTCCAATGGAGACTGAAGTATAAGAAAGTCCTTTCTGATTGTATCTCTTGTTGCAATGAAATACTAGATTCTTTCATAAAATAA